The Faecalibacter bovis genome includes the window TTTTACGTCCAACTTTAATTGAAAATGTAAATCAAGTATTTTCTCGCGATGTTGGTTTTGTAATTGATGATGAATTTTTTGTTTCGAATATCATTCCGGATCGTGCTGAAGAAGTGCAAGCTTATAACCAAATCAAAGAAAAATTTAAAGGAAATAAAATCACATATTTAGATGAAAATATCTATGTGGAAGGTGGTGATGTTATTTTATATAATGATTATATCTTTGTTGGAACATACGATCAACCCGATTTTAAAAACTTTAAAACCGGTAGAACAAATATTGAATTTGTAAATTATATTAAAGAAAAATTTCCAAATAAAAAGGTATTAAATTTTGATTTGAAAAAGCATGATACTAATCCATACGAAGGTATTTTACATTTAGATTGTACATTTCAGCCAGTTGGAAAAGACAAAGCAATAATTTATAAAGATGGATTTTTGTTCGAAAAAGATTTTCAAATCTTAGTTGATATTTTTGGTCAAGAAAATTTATTTGAAGTAACAAAAGAAGAAATGTATTGGATGAGTCCAAATGTTTTTTCAATTTCAGAAAATGTAGTTGTTAGCGAAAAGAATTTTACAAGACTGAATGATCATTTACAAAATATTTGGAATATTTCTGTAGAACCTATTAATTATAGAAATGTTTCAAAAATGGGAGGACTTTTACGTTGTTCAACAATGCCATTAATAAGAGAATAAATAAAATGAAAAAACAACAATATACTAATACAATTTTGATGGTTGAACCTGTGAATTTTAATTATAATCCACAGACAGCTGTAAACAATTATTTTCAGAATGAAGCTGATGAACAAGCAGAAATTGTTCAAAATCAAGCGTTAGAAGAATTTAAAAATATGGTTTCGGCTTTACGATCAAAAGGAGTAAATGTTATCACCATAAAAGATACCCAAAATCCTCATACTCCGGATTCTATTTTTCCAAATAATTGGATTTCATTTCATGAAGATGGAACTGTGGTACAATACCCAATGTATGCTGAAAATAGAAGGCTTGAACGTAGGGAAGAAGATGTGCTTTCACTTTTAGAGGAAAAGGGATTTAACATAATTGATGTTTTAGATTTTACAACTGCAGAGGAAGAAGAAATTTATTTAGAAGGTACAGGTAGTATTATTTTAGATCGTCAAAATGATATTGCTTATGCGGCAATTTCTCAACGTACTGATGAAGAGTTGTTTATAGAATTTTGTGAAGAATTAGAATATTCTCCAATGATATTTACAGCGAATCAAACAGTTGATGGTAAGCGTTTACCTATTTATCATACAAATGTAATGATGTGTATTGCTGATGAATATGCAGTAATTTGTTTGTCTACAATAGACGATAAAAAGGAAAGAAAATACGTTGTTGAGAATTTGAAAGATACTGGAAAAGAGATTATTGCAATTACGGAAGAGCAAATGCATCAATTTGCAGGAAATATGTTACAAGTTGGTGGGTTAGGGCAGAAATATTTAGTAATGTCACAAACTGCTTTTAATTCTTTAACTACAGAACAAATTGCTGCAATTGAAAAATACAATCCAATTTTACCAGTGAAAATTGATATGATTGAAAAATTGGGTGGTGGTTCTGCCCGTTGTATGATGGCAGAAATCTTTTTACCTAAAGCATAAAATAAAAAAAGCGATTCAAATTTTGAATCGCTTTTTTATTATTTAAAATTTTGTTTGTACTTACTGAACATTTTTATAGAATCTTGATATTGCTTATCTAAGATATTATATAAATCTGGTTGATTTTGCAATACACCTTTGTATTTAAATCTTTCTTTCTGAAAATATGCAACATGT containing:
- a CDS encoding dimethylarginine dimethylaminohydrolase family protein, which produces MKLNVKNESAKLKVVVLGRAESNGAIPTLEETFDAKSYETVLNNDFPKEEDLVSEMAEFESILKKYDVEVLRPTLIENVNQVFSRDVGFVIDDEFFVSNIIPDRAEEVQAYNQIKEKFKGNKITYLDENIYVEGGDVILYNDYIFVGTYDQPDFKNFKTGRTNIEFVNYIKEKFPNKKVLNFDLKKHDTNPYEGILHLDCTFQPVGKDKAIIYKDGFLFEKDFQILVDIFGQENLFEVTKEEMYWMSPNVFSISENVVVSEKNFTRLNDHLQNIWNISVEPINYRNVSKMGGLLRCSTMPLIRE
- the ctlX gene encoding citrulline utilization hydrolase CtlX → MKKQQYTNTILMVEPVNFNYNPQTAVNNYFQNEADEQAEIVQNQALEEFKNMVSALRSKGVNVITIKDTQNPHTPDSIFPNNWISFHEDGTVVQYPMYAENRRLERREEDVLSLLEEKGFNIIDVLDFTTAEEEEIYLEGTGSIILDRQNDIAYAAISQRTDEELFIEFCEELEYSPMIFTANQTVDGKRLPIYHTNVMMCIADEYAVICLSTIDDKKERKYVVENLKDTGKEIIAITEEQMHQFAGNMLQVGGLGQKYLVMSQTAFNSLTTEQIAAIEKYNPILPVKIDMIEKLGGGSARCMMAEIFLPKA